One window from the genome of Gemmatimonadaceae bacterium encodes:
- a CDS encoding protein kinase translates to MSQLKICPQCGAEYELDQRFCPKDGTTLRMQGSENDLVGSIIADRYHVLRKLGEGGMGQVYLAEHVKMGRKSAVKVMNPGMVHDADAISRFNREAANASRINHPNVAAVYDFGETGEGLIYLAMEFVEGPPLTSLIEQQGALPPLRAADIARQTADALTVAHDMGIVHRDLKPDNIMVARNRDGSDLVKVVDFGIAKAADNEKQKVTKTGLVVGTPEYMSPEQLAGDKLDGRSDIYSLGLVAFNMLTGKLPFPSESAQEAMIMRLTDKPKPLAEMKPDVAWTPEVQAVMDKVLERDANLRYQTAAQFGRDLLRAVEAMPQSVAAAAGTQVIGAPSVAAAAAGATAAIPATRVAGAADAVVKQAPAPTPAGKSKTPLIAAIVTVVVLGGGTTAVWMMRGSPAKATPANPPATMADSTVGGAGGAVRKPEETKKGAAAPVGGTEKLSKPLATNPTGTSPAVKTPPANSQTAAVNVDAELNRIDALANDENTADQALQALDQLEKQALNRMSADQVAAADLYKAFALMSKNDTAGACKAAKNGYAIVSDSKLKRKLEPIATHCP, encoded by the coding sequence TCGCCGACCGCTACCATGTGCTGCGCAAGCTGGGCGAGGGCGGCATGGGGCAGGTGTATCTTGCCGAACACGTGAAGATGGGGCGCAAGAGCGCCGTGAAGGTGATGAATCCGGGGATGGTGCACGACGCCGACGCGATCAGCCGGTTCAATCGCGAGGCGGCCAACGCCAGCCGGATCAACCACCCCAACGTGGCGGCGGTGTACGACTTCGGGGAGACGGGCGAGGGGCTGATCTATCTGGCCATGGAGTTCGTGGAGGGGCCGCCGCTCACGTCGCTCATCGAGCAGCAGGGGGCGCTGCCGCCGCTCCGGGCGGCCGACATCGCGCGGCAGACGGCCGACGCGCTCACGGTGGCGCACGACATGGGGATCGTGCACCGCGACCTCAAGCCCGACAACATCATGGTGGCCAGGAACCGTGACGGGTCGGATCTGGTGAAGGTCGTGGACTTCGGGATTGCCAAGGCCGCCGACAACGAGAAACAGAAGGTGACCAAGACGGGGCTGGTGGTGGGGACGCCGGAGTACATGAGCCCCGAGCAGTTGGCCGGCGACAAGCTGGACGGGCGGAGCGACATCTATTCGTTGGGGCTGGTGGCGTTCAACATGCTCACCGGCAAGCTGCCCTTCCCGAGCGAGTCGGCGCAGGAGGCGATGATCATGCGCCTCACCGACAAGCCCAAGCCGCTCGCCGAGATGAAGCCCGACGTGGCGTGGACGCCCGAAGTGCAGGCGGTGATGGACAAGGTGCTGGAGCGCGACGCCAACCTGCGCTACCAGACGGCGGCGCAGTTCGGACGCGACCTGCTGCGCGCCGTGGAGGCGATGCCGCAGAGCGTGGCGGCGGCGGCGGGCACGCAGGTGATCGGCGCGCCGTCGGTGGCGGCGGCAGCGGCCGGCGCGACGGCGGCCATTCCGGCCACGCGCGTGGCGGGAGCGGCGGATGCGGTGGTCAAGCAGGCGCCGGCGCCCACGCCGGCGGGCAAGAGCAAGACGCCGTTGATCGCGGCCATCGTGACGGTGGTGGTGTTGGGGGGCGGGACGACGGCGGTGTGGATGATGCGCGGATCGCCGGCCAAGGCGACGCCGGCGAACCCGCCGGCGACGATGGCCGATAGCACGGTGGGCGGCGCGGGCGGCGCGGTGCGGAAGCCGGAGGAGACGAAGAAGGGCGCCGCGGCGCCGGTGGGAGGAACGGAGAAGCTGAGCAAGCCGCTGGCGACGAATCCGACGGGGACGAGTCCGGCGGTGAAGACTCCGCCGGCGAATTCGCAGACGGCGGCGGTGAATGTGGACGCGGAACTGAACCGGATCGACGCATTGGCCAACGATGAGAACACCGCGGACCAGGCGCTGCAGGCGTTGGATCAACTGGAGAAGCAGGCCCTCAATCGCATGAGTGCCGATCAGGTGGCCGCCGCTGACCTGTACAAGGCCTTTGCGCTGATGAGCAAGAATGACACCGCGGGTGCGTGCAAGGCCGCCAAGAACGGGTACGCCATCGTTTCCGATTCCAAGTTGAAGCGCAAGCTGGAACCCATCGCGACCCACTGTCCATAA
- a CDS encoding Stp1/IreP family PP2C-type Ser/Thr phosphatase, translating into MIVHVFGKTDVGRTREHNEDAFVVADLTADDASLQPSVRTHTAGPRGSLFMVADGMGGAAAGEIASEMATNIVLRELRRDWLPHVHPSAAAFASALKRAAAVANAEINAYAANHAEYRGMGTTATIAGLLGDTLYLVQVGDSRAYIVRDGEARQITKDQSLMQKLVEAGELTEEEAERSERRNIILQALGPESTVKVDLTHQRVRRGDTLVLCSDGLSGQVTRQEIAQAVVEEHDLMATCKRLIDLANSAGGPDNITVIAARFDGEGLEDVAEGDHVGHRVFPLGEPGHTPAMGMDRVVDEASQRTTVPIHAVSAAEVPETEAAVTPMVSEERRARGLAIQRMLLAVLAVVIVLAAAWWLLHGPRD; encoded by the coding sequence GTGATCGTCCACGTCTTCGGCAAGACGGACGTGGGACGCACCCGCGAGCACAACGAGGACGCCTTCGTCGTCGCCGACCTCACGGCCGACGACGCGTCGCTGCAGCCGTCGGTGCGCACGCACACCGCCGGCCCCCGCGGGTCGCTGTTCATGGTGGCCGACGGCATGGGCGGCGCCGCGGCCGGCGAGATCGCCAGCGAGATGGCCACCAACATCGTGCTCCGCGAACTGCGCCGCGATTGGCTGCCGCACGTCCATCCGTCGGCCGCGGCGTTCGCCTCCGCCCTCAAGCGCGCCGCCGCCGTGGCCAACGCCGAGATCAACGCCTACGCCGCCAACCACGCCGAATACCGCGGCATGGGCACCACGGCCACGATCGCCGGCCTGCTCGGCGACACGCTGTACCTGGTCCAGGTGGGCGACAGCCGCGCCTATATCGTGCGCGACGGCGAGGCCCGCCAGATCACCAAGGACCAGTCGCTGATGCAGAAGCTGGTGGAGGCCGGCGAGCTGACCGAGGAGGAAGCCGAACGCAGCGAGCGGCGTAACATCATCCTCCAGGCCCTCGGCCCCGAATCCACGGTCAAAGTGGACCTCACGCATCAGCGCGTGCGCCGCGGCGACACGCTCGTGCTGTGCAGCGACGGGCTGTCGGGACAGGTCACGCGCCAGGAGATCGCCCAGGCCGTGGTCGAGGAGCACGACCTCATGGCCACCTGCAAGCGGCTCATCGACCTGGCCAACTCGGCCGGCGGCCCCGACAACATCACGGTGATCGCGGCGCGCTTCGACGGCGAGGGGCTCGAGGACGTGGCCGAGGGCGACCATGTGGGGCACCGCGTGTTCCCGCTGGGAGAGCCGGGCCATACGCCGGCCATGGGCATGGACCGCGTCGTGGACGAGGCGAGCCAGCGCACCACGGTGCCCATCCACGCGGTTTCGGCCGCCGAGGTGCCGGAGACCGAAGCTGCCGTGACCCCGATGGTGAGCGAGGAGCGCCGGGCCCGCGGCCTCGCCATCCAGCGCATGCTCCTGGCCGTCCTCGCCGTGGTCATCGTGCTCGCCGCGGCGTGGTGGCTGTTGCACGGTCCGCGCGACTGA
- a CDS encoding trypsin-like peptidase domain-containing protein, with protein MALEIRILDGARAGQREVFEKSVIAVGRHPLSDLRFDPERDLDVSTKHAEIRGVNGRYVIHDNTSTNGTYVNGERVLPDRELADGDRIAFGEHGPQVEIRIVASAPAPAPATRLGHESPVRPMAAATVRETPRRSTTERIAIAVQEHTSRLTRLFFAAVVVLGAGIGVAFWAGHRAAAAQVAQLQQMLAQNESASTALDARLHAMADTNFSHALARRSDSLRARIARTPGNSAGAIDSIRSALESQHALVTMDVPSINARNAPAVAMLYSDFDGHYFAGTAFAVTPGGLLVTNRHNVQNADGTRATRLAVTFRNTDDVWPAHVVRVSDDTSVDLALIQMDRGGPFTTVQGISPSAAAAPEGAPVLTIGFPLATDLPMEGSGANMIAKTTLDPGTVSKRVSTVLQIDSYAAHGSSGSPVFNAQGNVVGVVFGGPAEAAGRIVYAVPADKLAAFLGSDAPGIIK; from the coding sequence GTGGCGCTCGAGATCCGCATCCTGGACGGCGCCCGCGCCGGCCAGCGCGAGGTGTTCGAGAAGTCGGTGATCGCCGTGGGACGCCACCCGCTGAGCGATCTACGATTCGATCCCGAGCGCGACCTGGACGTGTCCACCAAGCACGCCGAGATCCGCGGCGTGAACGGACGCTACGTCATCCACGACAACACGAGCACCAACGGGACGTACGTGAACGGCGAGCGCGTCCTGCCCGACCGCGAACTGGCGGACGGCGACCGGATCGCGTTCGGCGAGCACGGGCCGCAGGTGGAGATCCGCATCGTCGCATCGGCGCCGGCGCCGGCGCCCGCCACGCGCCTCGGCCACGAGTCGCCGGTGCGGCCCATGGCCGCCGCGACCGTCAGGGAGACGCCGCGGCGCTCCACCACCGAGCGCATCGCGATCGCCGTGCAGGAACACACGTCGCGCCTCACCCGCCTGTTCTTCGCCGCCGTGGTCGTGCTCGGCGCCGGCATCGGCGTGGCGTTCTGGGCCGGACACCGCGCCGCGGCCGCGCAGGTGGCGCAGCTCCAGCAGATGCTCGCCCAGAACGAATCGGCCTCGACGGCGCTGGATGCGCGTCTGCATGCCATGGCCGACACCAACTTCTCGCACGCACTCGCGCGGCGCAGCGATTCGTTGCGGGCCCGCATCGCGCGCACGCCCGGGAACTCGGCCGGCGCCATCGACTCCATCCGCTCGGCGCTCGAGTCGCAGCACGCGCTGGTGACGATGGACGTACCGTCGATCAATGCCCGCAACGCGCCGGCCGTGGCCATGCTCTACTCGGATTTCGACGGCCACTATTTTGCGGGCACCGCGTTCGCCGTCACACCGGGCGGGCTGCTGGTCACCAACCGGCACAACGTGCAGAACGCCGACGGCACCCGCGCTACGCGCCTCGCCGTCACCTTCCGCAACACGGACGACGTGTGGCCGGCGCACGTGGTGCGGGTGAGCGATGACACGTCGGTGGATCTGGCGCTCATCCAGATGGACCGCGGCGGGCCCTTTACCACCGTGCAGGGCATCAGCCCGTCGGCCGCCGCCGCGCCCGAGGGCGCCCCCGTGCTGACCATCGGATTCCCGCTCGCCACCGATCTGCCCATGGAGGGCAGCGGCGCGAATATGATTGCCAAGACCACGCTCGATCCCGGCACGGTGAGCAAGCGCGTGTCCACGGTGCTGCAGATCGATTCCTACGCGGCGCACGGCTCCAGCGGGAGCCCGGTGTTCAACGCGCAGGGCAACGTGGTGGGCGTGGTGTTCGGCGGCCCCGCGGAGGCGGCGGGCCGCATCGTCTACGCGGTGCCGGCCGACAAGCTCGCCGCGTTCCTCGGGTCAGACGCCCCCGGCATCATCAAATAG
- a CDS encoding anhydro-N-acetylmuramic acid kinase — protein MSGPASPAARPPVYVGLMSGTSLDGISAVAVRFHERDARLEPELIAFVVREYDAAQRDALHRAMSIGTAQEYCLLQFDLGGWLADAAVAVMAEAGVARREVRAIASHGQTLWHEPPHATWQIGESAVIAERTGVDVVSDFRVRDVAALGQGAPLVPMADALLFAGDDWRALQNLGGIGNVTIVPPNGDLSAVRAFDTGPGVAVIDGVVRALDARRRFDVDGELARAGTAIERVVDALLADPYFAAEPPKSTGRELFGAAYAERVIAMCRDAVPDASPADVAATATQLTARSIADAYRRFMPEPAAEVLLSGGGARNGALVEAIRRELAPMSVRRFSDAYFDDEAKEAVAFALLAHLFLERLPGNVPRATGARGPRVLGKFTPGGHPEPRG, from the coding sequence GTGAGCGGGCCCGCGTCGCCGGCGGCGCGCCCGCCCGTGTACGTGGGGCTGATGTCGGGCACGTCGCTCGACGGCATCTCCGCCGTGGCCGTGCGCTTTCACGAGCGCGACGCCCGGCTCGAGCCCGAACTGATCGCGTTCGTGGTGCGCGAGTACGACGCCGCGCAGCGCGACGCGCTGCACCGCGCGATGTCCATCGGCACGGCGCAGGAGTACTGCCTCCTGCAATTCGACCTCGGCGGGTGGCTGGCCGACGCCGCCGTCGCGGTGATGGCCGAGGCGGGCGTGGCGCGCCGCGAGGTGCGCGCCATCGCGTCGCACGGGCAGACCCTCTGGCACGAGCCGCCGCATGCCACCTGGCAGATCGGCGAGTCGGCGGTGATCGCCGAGCGCACGGGCGTGGACGTGGTGAGCGACTTCCGCGTGCGCGACGTGGCGGCGCTCGGGCAGGGCGCGCCCCTGGTCCCGATGGCCGACGCGCTGCTCTTTGCCGGCGACGACTGGCGCGCGCTGCAGAATCTGGGCGGCATCGGCAACGTCACGATCGTCCCGCCGAACGGAGACCTGTCGGCGGTGCGCGCGTTCGACACGGGGCCCGGCGTGGCGGTGATCGACGGCGTGGTGCGCGCCCTCGATGCGCGCCGCCGGTTCGACGTGGACGGCGAGCTGGCGCGGGCCGGCACGGCCATCGAGCGCGTGGTGGATGCACTGCTCGCCGATCCCTACTTTGCCGCCGAGCCGCCCAAGTCCACGGGACGCGAGCTGTTCGGCGCGGCGTACGCCGAACGCGTGATCGCGATGTGCCGCGACGCGGTGCCCGATGCGTCGCCGGCCGACGTGGCCGCCACGGCCACCCAGCTCACGGCGCGCAGCATCGCCGACGCCTATCGCCGGTTCATGCCCGAGCCGGCGGCGGAGGTGCTGCTGTCCGGCGGCGGCGCCAGGAACGGCGCGCTCGTGGAGGCCATCCGCCGCGAACTGGCGCCGATGTCGGTGCGCCGGTTCAGCGACGCCTACTTCGACGACGAGGCCAAGGAGGCGGTGGCGTTCGCGCTGCTGGCGCACCTGTTCCTGGAGCGCCTGCCCGGCAACGTGCCGCGCGCTACCGGCGCCCGGGGCCCGCGCGTGCTGGGCAAGTTCACGCCGGGTGGGCATCCAGAACCCAGGGGTTGA
- the murQ gene encoding N-acetylmuramic acid 6-phosphate etherase → MATANDPRITEQRNPGTADIDLATPIEIVDLLAAEDRAVPAAVHGERERIAAAIAQAELTFRRGGRLFYVGAGTSGRLGVLDASECPPTFGSDPEMVQGIIAGGLPALTRSQESAEDRVEDAVRDLDAAGVRRGDFVIGIAASGTTPYVHRALAHAKAVGASTAFIACSPPPASNEPAADLVILPITGPEAVTGSTRLKAGTATKLVLNMITTGAMIRLGKTYGNLMVDLQATNAKLAERSRRIVVEVCDVSPDEARALLAAAGASVKTAIVMHFLGVDRAAAEQALDREGGVIRRVIGRNPPPVP, encoded by the coding sequence GTGGCCACAGCGAACGATCCGCGCATCACCGAGCAGCGTAATCCGGGCACGGCCGACATCGATCTCGCCACGCCGATCGAAATCGTCGACCTGCTCGCGGCCGAGGATCGCGCCGTGCCGGCGGCCGTGCACGGCGAACGCGAGCGTATCGCCGCGGCGATCGCCCAGGCGGAACTGACCTTTCGCCGCGGCGGCCGGCTGTTCTACGTGGGCGCCGGCACCTCCGGCCGCCTGGGCGTGCTCGACGCGTCCGAATGCCCGCCCACCTTCGGCTCTGATCCCGAGATGGTGCAGGGGATCATCGCCGGCGGGCTGCCGGCGCTCACGCGCTCGCAGGAGAGCGCCGAGGACCGCGTCGAGGACGCGGTGCGCGATCTCGACGCGGCGGGCGTGCGCCGCGGCGACTTCGTGATCGGCATCGCCGCCTCGGGCACCACGCCGTACGTGCATCGCGCGCTCGCGCATGCCAAGGCGGTGGGCGCGAGCACCGCGTTCATCGCCTGTTCGCCGCCGCCGGCGTCCAACGAGCCGGCGGCCGACCTCGTCATCCTGCCCATTACCGGACCCGAGGCAGTCACCGGGTCCACGCGCCTCAAGGCGGGCACGGCCACCAAGCTCGTGCTCAACATGATCACCACCGGCGCGATGATCCGCCTGGGCAAGACGTACGGCAATCTGATGGTGGACCTGCAAGCCACCAACGCCAAGCTGGCCGAGCGCAGCCGGCGCATCGTGGTCGAAGTGTGCGACGTCTCGCCCGACGAAGCGCGCGCCCTGCTGGCCGCCGCCGGCGCCAGCGTGAAGACGGCGATCGTCATGCACTTTCTGGGCGTCGATCGCGCCGCGGCCGAGCAGGCGCTCGATCGCGAGGGCGGCGTCATCCGCCGCGTGATCGGCCGCAACCCGCCCCCCGTCCCGTGA